From Agarivorans sp. Alg241-V36, one genomic window encodes:
- the uraH gene encoding hydroxyisourate hydrolase gives MSTLSCHVLDTTCGQPAAGIAVEIYRFGESQSLAKGLTDQDGRFKFELLDLASDCYCLRFITEEYCLAHFKQCFFPLADVVFISDEQQAHYHIPLLLSTFSYSTYRGS, from the coding sequence TTGAGCACCTTAAGCTGTCATGTACTCGATACCACCTGTGGCCAACCCGCAGCAGGTATTGCCGTAGAGATTTATCGTTTTGGCGAAAGCCAAAGCTTAGCCAAAGGCTTAACCGACCAAGACGGGCGTTTTAAGTTTGAGCTCTTAGACTTAGCCAGTGATTGCTACTGCCTGCGTTTTATCACCGAAGAATACTGCCTAGCGCACTTCAAACAATGCTTTTTTCCCTTAGCCGATGTTGTGTTTATTAGTGATGAGCAACAGGCCCATTACCACATCCCGCTGCTGTTAAGCACCTTTAGTTATTCTACTTATCGAGGCAGCTAA
- the guaD gene encoding guanine deaminase, which produces MTRQFHRGSILHFPKATIAPSDNYQYLQDGLLVVEDGLIQHLGDAQDYLRNNPEVQQAVVQHQGLLIPGLIDSHVHYPQVEIIASYGKQLLDWLNSYTFPAEQQFVEAAYARAQAEFFLQQLFAHGTTTASVYATVHPQSVSSFFEVAESYNARMICGKVLMDRNCPTALQDSAKSGYRDSKKLLEQWHKNGRQLYAITPRFAPTSSEAQLAKAGQLAKEHPDSFIQTHLSENPTEVQWINELFPDYSDYLAVYEAHDLVRERSLFGHGIHLTDREYLALASSGATINFCPSSNLFLGSGLFNYQRAQANGVAVALASDVGGGTSLSMFANQADAYKVCQLQQASLSPFDSLYLCTQGAAVAMGIETQVGNLNVGSEADFIELDLQPTPMLSQRLNKASSLSEKLFAINTLGDDRVINATNVAGKQVYKKGQHYVATAV; this is translated from the coding sequence ATGACGCGACAGTTCCACCGCGGGAGTATTTTACATTTTCCCAAGGCCACTATCGCACCTAGCGATAACTACCAATATCTGCAAGATGGCTTGTTGGTGGTTGAGGATGGTCTTATTCAACACCTTGGGGATGCGCAAGATTACTTACGCAATAACCCCGAGGTGCAGCAGGCAGTTGTTCAGCATCAAGGTCTTCTTATTCCGGGACTTATCGACAGCCACGTGCACTACCCTCAGGTAGAGATTATCGCCAGCTATGGCAAGCAGTTGTTGGATTGGCTTAACAGCTACACCTTTCCAGCTGAGCAACAATTTGTTGAAGCCGCCTATGCTCGTGCCCAAGCCGAATTCTTTTTGCAGCAACTGTTTGCCCATGGCACCACCACTGCCAGTGTCTACGCAACGGTTCACCCCCAATCGGTGAGCAGCTTCTTTGAAGTGGCAGAAAGCTACAATGCCCGCATGATTTGCGGCAAGGTATTAATGGACAGAAACTGCCCTACTGCACTGCAAGATAGCGCAAAGTCGGGTTATCGCGATAGCAAGAAACTGCTAGAGCAATGGCACAAAAATGGTCGCCAACTCTACGCGATAACACCCCGTTTTGCCCCTACCAGCAGCGAGGCGCAACTTGCTAAAGCCGGCCAGTTAGCCAAGGAACACCCCGATAGCTTTATTCAAACTCACTTGTCGGAAAACCCTACCGAAGTGCAGTGGATTAACGAGCTATTCCCCGATTATTCTGACTACCTCGCGGTCTACGAAGCGCATGACTTAGTGCGTGAACGCTCGCTGTTTGGTCATGGCATTCACCTTACCGACCGTGAATATTTAGCCTTGGCAAGCTCAGGCGCAACTATCAATTTTTGCCCCTCATCAAACTTGTTTTTAGGTAGCGGTTTATTTAATTACCAGCGCGCCCAAGCCAATGGTGTGGCCGTAGCGCTTGCTAGTGATGTAGGCGGTGGCACCAGCTTAAGTATGTTTGCTAACCAGGCCGATGCCTACAAAGTTTGCCAGCTGCAGCAAGCCAGCTTAAGCCCCTTCGACTCATTGTATTTATGTACTCAAGGCGCTGCAGTAGCGATGGGCATTGAAACCCAAGTAGGTAATTTGAATGTAGGCAGCGAAGCCGATTTTATTGAACTAGATCTGCAGCCCACTCCCATGCTTAGCCAGCGCTTAAATAAAGCCAGCAGCTTAAGCGAGAAATTATTTGCCATTAATACCCTAGGTGATGACCGCGTTATTAACGCCACCAATGTAGCAGGTAAGCAAGTTTACAAAAAAGGACAACACTATGTGGCCACAGCTGTATGA
- the xdhC gene encoding xanthine dehydrogenase accessory protein XdhC, producing MSDWQTRFLPTNWLDACSYLKQQQQPFCIATIVAEAGSVPRASGAKMVISQQQQFDTLGGGNLEFSVIKHAREQLENGTKTNHIERFSLAADLAQCCGGAVQVLFEYFLVDQPLITIYGAGHVSHCLSEILAKLPVQVQVIDNRQQWLDSISQFGVNTHYHAQPENSVAELKAKSYVVILSQDHSLDFALSLAALRRGDLAFVGVIGSQTKAQRFKYRLAEQLEDSSLCDQLTCPIGLAEVSGKLPMQVAVSISAQLITLLEKNTENQQRTQRKQQWQTSNNLRKQLAGEQLNE from the coding sequence ATGAGTGATTGGCAAACTCGCTTTTTACCTACCAATTGGTTAGATGCTTGCAGTTATCTTAAGCAGCAACAACAGCCATTTTGTATTGCCACCATTGTCGCTGAGGCGGGTTCGGTGCCGCGAGCAAGCGGTGCAAAAATGGTGATTAGCCAACAGCAGCAATTCGATACTTTAGGTGGTGGAAACTTAGAGTTCTCGGTGATCAAGCATGCTCGTGAGCAGCTAGAAAACGGAACAAAAACTAATCACATTGAACGCTTTTCTTTAGCTGCCGATTTAGCCCAATGTTGCGGTGGCGCAGTACAAGTATTGTTTGAATACTTCTTGGTTGATCAACCACTTATCACCATTTATGGGGCCGGGCACGTAAGCCATTGTTTATCGGAAATACTGGCTAAACTGCCGGTACAAGTACAAGTAATAGATAATCGCCAGCAATGGCTCGATTCCATTAGCCAATTTGGTGTGAACACCCACTATCACGCGCAGCCAGAAAATAGCGTAGCAGAGCTAAAAGCCAAGTCCTATGTAGTGATACTAAGCCAAGACCACAGCTTAGATTTCGCCCTTAGTTTAGCGGCGCTGCGCCGAGGCGATTTAGCCTTTGTGGGCGTGATTGGCTCGCAAACCAAAGCGCAACGTTTTAAGTATCGCTTAGCCGAACAGCTTGAAGATTCCAGCCTATGTGATCAGCTCACCTGCCCTATTGGCCTAGCCGAGGTTAGCGGGAAATTGCCGATGCAAGTCGCGGTGTCGATTAGCGCACAGCTGATCACGCTGTTAGAAAAAAACACTGAAAATCAGCAACGCACTCAGCGTAAACAGCAGTGGCAAACCAGCAATAACTTGCGAAAACAACTTGCGGGAGAACAGCTCAATGAGTGA
- the xdhB gene encoding xanthine dehydrogenase molybdopterin binding subunit, producing the protein MRKLTTQHLEQTAPSQVVGKSIPHESAAKQVAGEAQFIDDYNLPSGCLHAAVITSQIAKGKVLAQQLDSLQQHPDVVAIIRCQDIPGHQDIGPIFKGDPLLSENEISYFNQPIALILAHSQQLAWQIAHQANQDLVQYQSADTLALSQQDISDLSLPNATVRPSHCMGEKIDDAQLKRSELQLSGEQEIGGQEHFYLEGQVSLAQPTEDGGIMLYTSSQHPSEVQKLVAEVLGIAFHQVTVDMRRMGGGFGGKETQAAQWACLASLAALHSNKAVKMRLPRSIDMAVTGKRHPFYNRYQLGLSAEGVIESAKLEVNGLCGHSPDLSDAIVDRAMFHSDNAYSLGAAEVVGNRLKTDTVSHTAFRGFGGPQGMILIEQAMQDIAIATGQDALDVRYKNLYRDGHATTHYGMPVEQHQDLHNLIKQLEVNADYRARRLQIDQWNKSNSLIKKGLSLSPVKFGISFTAKHLNQAGALLHVYTDGSVQLNHGGTEMGQGLHTKVQQIVAQTLGIPFSYVLITSTRTDKVPNTSPTAASSGSDLNGMAAHNAAKEIKQRLLEFAQQHYQLAEEQITIEQGQVKLAEQTISWAELVQQAYMQRVSLSATGFYKTPKIWYDREQAQGRPFFYFALGASVSEVSIDTLSGEMSLDRVDILHDVGTSLNPAIDIGQIEGAFIQGLGWLTNEELVWDKQGKLLSNSPANYKIPTIGDYPEQMNITLFDQANPEHSIYRSKAVGEPPFMLAISAWCAIYDAVASISQHQLPAQLDSPATSERILMACQKQYEYMEAQNE; encoded by the coding sequence ATGCGTAAATTAACCACTCAGCACCTAGAGCAAACCGCACCAAGCCAAGTGGTAGGTAAATCTATCCCCCACGAAAGTGCTGCCAAACAAGTGGCTGGAGAAGCGCAATTCATCGACGACTACAACCTGCCAAGTGGCTGTTTGCATGCTGCAGTAATCACCAGCCAAATAGCCAAAGGTAAGGTACTTGCTCAGCAATTAGATTCGCTGCAACAACATCCCGATGTAGTTGCGATAATTCGCTGCCAAGATATCCCGGGCCACCAAGATATAGGCCCAATATTTAAAGGCGACCCGCTGTTAAGCGAAAACGAGATTAGTTACTTTAACCAGCCTATAGCCCTAATCCTTGCCCATAGCCAGCAACTCGCATGGCAAATTGCCCATCAAGCTAATCAAGATCTAGTGCAATACCAAAGCGCCGATACACTCGCGCTAAGTCAGCAAGATATTAGCGATTTAAGCCTGCCCAATGCGACCGTTCGTCCAAGCCATTGCATGGGGGAAAAGATAGATGATGCCCAACTAAAACGTAGCGAGCTGCAATTAAGCGGTGAACAAGAAATAGGCGGACAAGAACACTTTTATTTAGAGGGGCAAGTTAGCCTCGCCCAGCCAACCGAGGATGGCGGCATTATGCTCTACACCTCCTCACAGCACCCTAGCGAAGTACAAAAGCTAGTGGCAGAAGTGCTGGGCATTGCCTTTCATCAAGTTACTGTAGATATGCGCCGCATGGGCGGTGGCTTTGGCGGTAAAGAAACCCAAGCCGCACAATGGGCTTGTTTAGCTAGCCTTGCTGCCTTGCATAGCAATAAAGCGGTGAAAATGCGCTTACCGCGCAGTATAGATATGGCAGTAACCGGCAAACGCCACCCTTTTTACAATCGCTATCAACTAGGTTTAAGCGCCGAAGGCGTAATTGAAAGTGCTAAGTTAGAGGTGAACGGCTTGTGTGGCCACTCGCCTGACTTATCCGACGCGATTGTGGATAGAGCGATGTTCCATAGCGATAACGCCTACAGCTTAGGCGCGGCGGAAGTAGTTGGGAATAGATTAAAAACCGACACCGTTTCGCATACTGCTTTCCGCGGCTTTGGTGGCCCGCAAGGCATGATATTAATTGAACAAGCAATGCAGGATATTGCTATTGCCACCGGCCAAGATGCTTTAGATGTACGTTATAAAAACCTCTATCGCGATGGACATGCCACCACTCACTACGGCATGCCGGTTGAACAACATCAAGATCTGCATAACTTAATCAAACAATTAGAAGTGAACGCAGATTACCGTGCACGCCGCCTGCAAATAGACCAATGGAACAAAAGCAATTCACTAATCAAAAAAGGCCTTTCCTTAAGCCCGGTTAAGTTTGGTATTTCGTTTACTGCCAAACACCTAAACCAAGCCGGTGCGCTGCTGCATGTTTATACCGATGGCAGTGTTCAGCTAAACCATGGTGGCACCGAAATGGGCCAAGGCCTGCATACCAAGGTTCAGCAAATTGTTGCGCAAACCTTGGGCATTCCCTTTAGCTACGTTCTCATTACGTCTACACGCACCGACAAGGTGCCTAATACCTCGCCCACCGCGGCGTCTTCTGGCAGTGATTTAAACGGCATGGCGGCCCATAACGCGGCGAAAGAAATCAAACAGCGGCTGCTTGAATTTGCTCAGCAACATTACCAGCTAGCTGAAGAGCAAATCACCATTGAACAAGGCCAAGTTAAACTCGCCGAACAAACCATCAGCTGGGCGGAGTTAGTGCAACAAGCGTATATGCAGCGCGTGTCGCTTTCTGCCACAGGCTTTTATAAAACACCGAAGATTTGGTACGACCGCGAGCAAGCGCAGGGACGGCCATTTTTCTACTTTGCTCTGGGCGCTTCCGTTAGCGAAGTGAGCATCGATACCCTTAGCGGGGAAATGAGTTTAGACCGAGTAGACATCCTGCATGATGTAGGCACCAGCCTTAATCCCGCCATCGATATTGGCCAAATAGAAGGCGCCTTTATTCAGGGCTTAGGCTGGCTTACTAACGAAGAGCTGGTTTGGGACAAACAAGGAAAGTTGCTGAGTAATAGCCCGGCGAACTACAAAATTCCGACCATTGGTGACTACCCCGAACAAATGAACATTACCTTGTTCGACCAAGCGAACCCAGAACACAGCATCTACCGTTCTAAAGCAGTGGGTGAGCCACCCTTTATGCTAGCAATTAGCGCTTGGTGTGCCATTTACGATGCCGTGGCGTCGATTAGCCAACATCAACTGCCTGCGCAGTTAGATTCCCCAGCCACCAGCGAGCGCATTTTAATGGCTTGCCAAAAGCAATATGAGTATATGGAGGCACAAAATGAGTGA
- the uraD gene encoding 2-oxo-4-hydroxy-4-carboxy-5-ureidoimidazoline decarboxylase, giving the protein MSDNDKHLELLNSLPQSQFVSEMANICSSKTWQTTMAALRPFQSLEQFMSMAKQAFSQLSESDWLEAFAGHPMIGDLSSLQKKYNQAMHLSEAEQAQVNHAQQATLSALLDLNQRYLNRYGFIFIVFASGKSAEEMLHILEQRYGNSSEQELHNAAEQQQRISLRRMENLF; this is encoded by the coding sequence ATGAGTGACAACGATAAGCATCTAGAGCTGCTCAATAGCCTTCCGCAAAGCCAATTTGTTAGCGAAATGGCCAACATTTGCAGCAGCAAAACATGGCAAACGACTATGGCTGCATTGCGCCCCTTTCAGTCGCTTGAGCAGTTTATGTCAATGGCAAAGCAAGCGTTTAGCCAGCTAAGCGAGAGCGATTGGTTAGAGGCCTTTGCGGGTCACCCTATGATTGGTGATTTAAGCAGCCTTCAAAAAAAATACAACCAAGCCATGCACTTAAGCGAAGCAGAGCAAGCACAAGTTAACCATGCTCAGCAAGCTACTCTTAGTGCATTGCTAGACCTAAATCAGCGCTACCTAAACCGCTATGGTTTCATTTTCATCGTATTTGCTAGCGGTAAATCCGCCGAGGAAATGCTGCACATATTAGAGCAGCGCTACGGTAATAGCAGCGAGCAAGAATTACACAATGCTGCCGAGCAACAACAGCGCATTAGCCTGCGTAGAATGGAGAACTTATTTTGA